Proteins encoded within one genomic window of Brachybacterium muris:
- a CDS encoding COX15/CtaA family protein, protein MSSQPAETLVPRASDPLPEQHGRISTLPDPRLPSWSAARRARIAAIAFWGNLVCQMGIILSGGAVRLTGSGLGCSTWPNCEPGQFTPELTLEAGIHPFVEFGNRTLTGVLGIFAMAVLLVSWRWLRHKGVGFRRLAWVPLIGTALQAIIGAFVVWLDLHPGLVSPHFLISPVIVAASTVLVVRLYDGDGTARRVVGWPTVGLYAVLAALGFTVLVLGTLVTGTGPHSGDDGDITRIAIDPLLISRIHAGSVWLFCGLLVALLVLVHRSAGGRQVRAAAWTLVGLTVLQGVIGYVQFFSGLPELLVFFHLLGAALFAAGIAWVGARLVTWRAAESDPSDPEDRFAEDLPDGTLTDGGAR, encoded by the coding sequence ATGTCGTCCCAGCCCGCCGAGACCCTGGTGCCGCGCGCCTCCGACCCCCTGCCCGAGCAGCACGGTCGCATCAGCACCCTGCCCGATCCCCGACTGCCGTCCTGGTCCGCCGCGCGCCGGGCGCGGATCGCGGCCATCGCCTTCTGGGGGAACCTGGTGTGCCAGATGGGGATCATCCTGTCCGGCGGGGCGGTGAGGCTCACCGGCAGCGGCCTGGGCTGCTCGACCTGGCCCAACTGCGAGCCCGGTCAGTTCACCCCGGAACTGACCCTGGAGGCCGGGATCCATCCCTTCGTCGAGTTCGGCAACCGCACCCTCACGGGGGTGCTGGGGATCTTCGCCATGGCCGTGCTGCTGGTGTCCTGGCGGTGGCTCCGCCACAAGGGTGTGGGCTTCCGCCGCCTGGCGTGGGTCCCGCTGATCGGGACCGCGCTGCAGGCGATCATCGGTGCGTTCGTGGTGTGGCTGGACCTGCACCCGGGCCTGGTGAGCCCTCACTTCCTGATCTCGCCCGTGATCGTCGCGGCATCGACGGTGCTGGTGGTGCGCCTGTACGACGGTGACGGCACCGCCCGCCGCGTGGTCGGATGGCCCACCGTGGGGCTGTACGCCGTCCTGGCCGCGCTGGGCTTCACCGTGCTGGTGCTGGGGACCCTGGTCACCGGCACCGGTCCGCACTCCGGTGACGACGGGGACATCACCCGTATCGCGATCGACCCGCTGCTGATCTCGCGGATCCACGCCGGATCGGTGTGGCTGTTCTGCGGCCTGCTGGTCGCACTGCTGGTGCTGGTGCACCGCTCCGCAGGCGGGCGCCAGGTGCGTGCCGCGGCGTGGACCCTGGTGGGGCTGACCGTGCTGCAGGGCGTGATCGGCTACGTGCAGTTCTTCTCCGGACTGCCGGAGCTGCTGGTGTTCTTCCACCTGCTGGGGGCCGCCCTGTTCGCCGCCGGCATCGCCTGGGTGGGGGCGCGTCTGGTCACCTGGCGCGCTGCGGAGAGCGATCCGAGCGATCCAGAGGACCGCTTTGCGGAGGATCTCCCCGATGGCACTCTGACCGACGGGGGTGCGCGATGA
- a CDS encoding ABC transporter permease, whose protein sequence is MSTRTPTPHAADSHITAPAPPLRRILSHAALEARILLTNGEQILVAIVMPALVLIGLRVLPVGRLDGVAPIDTAMAATLSTALVSTSFTSQAIQTGFDRRNGVLRWVATTPLGRDGYLAGKILATLGVHVLQILVLGLLGLALGWRPEPTGLVLLVLGWILGTVAFGSLGMLVAGTLRTEAVLAVSNLLFLLFVSVGGIAFPLVSYPRILRGLVDLLPSGALGELMRASLAGGPFLLGSFLVLLVWAVGGVLAVMRWFRWTDS, encoded by the coding sequence ATGAGCACCCGGACCCCCACTCCCCACGCCGCCGACTCCCACATCACTGCCCCCGCTCCCCCACTGCGCCGGATCCTCTCCCACGCCGCGTTGGAGGCCCGGATCCTGCTCACCAACGGCGAGCAGATCCTGGTGGCGATCGTGATGCCCGCACTGGTGCTGATCGGCCTGCGGGTGCTGCCCGTGGGCCGGCTGGACGGCGTGGCCCCGATCGACACCGCCATGGCCGCCACCCTGTCCACGGCACTGGTGTCCACCTCCTTCACCTCCCAGGCGATCCAGACAGGTTTCGACCGCCGCAACGGGGTGCTGCGCTGGGTGGCCACCACCCCGCTGGGTCGCGACGGCTACCTGGCCGGCAAGATCCTCGCCACCCTCGGTGTGCACGTGCTGCAGATCCTGGTGCTGGGCCTGCTGGGGCTGGCGCTGGGTTGGCGGCCGGAGCCGACGGGCCTGGTGCTGCTGGTGCTGGGGTGGATCCTGGGGACCGTCGCCTTCGGATCGCTGGGGATGCTGGTGGCGGGCACCCTGCGCACCGAGGCCGTGCTGGCCGTGTCCAACCTGCTGTTCCTGCTGTTCGTCTCCGTCGGCGGCATCGCCTTCCCACTGGTCAGCTACCCGCGGATCCTGCGGGGCCTGGTGGACCTGCTGCCCTCCGGTGCGCTCGGCGAACTGATGCGGGCGAGCCTCGCCGGCGGGCCCTTCCTGCTGGGCTCGTTCCTGGTGCTGCTGGTGTGGGCCGTGGGCGGGGTGCTCGCGGTGATGCGGTGGTTCCGCTGGACCGATTCCTGA